The following nucleotide sequence is from Drosophila kikkawai strain 14028-0561.14 chromosome 2L, DkikHiC1v2, whole genome shotgun sequence.
AAGCTAAAAGCTTTCACGAAAGAAACAAAACTTCCAATATTGCCAGTATTCGGGAATTTCTCTTTGTAATGCCATCATAAAAGTTAAAGGATATGTTAGAGGATATGTTAATGGTAGTGAAAAGGTACACTTTATTTCTAAACTAAGATTCGTTTCGCTGAAATTACAGTAAAAAGACGCCATTCCTTTTAGGCCAGGACACTGGGAAATATGGCATTCTTGGCAATGGGCTGGTTGGCCCTTCGCACAATCCTGATGTAGCCGTCTTCGCCCCACCTCCTTCCGAAGGAGTTCAGGCACCGCCAGTAGTCCAAATTGGTCTCTGTGTCGTGATCGTAGCCCACGACGACAAGAAACTGCGAGCTCCTCGGGTTGGTCAGGGCACTCGTATCCTGCACGTACACACCGCTGGAGTACTGCATGAACCCGAAGGTCGCCGGATTATATTCCACGATCACAGGGAATCCATTGGACACGTAATTCATGACAGCGTCATCGTCGCCATCGGCCACCGCAGAGTAGTTGGCCAATCTCACGCCCACGGCCACCGAGGATGAAGGCTGGCACATGCCCGGTGTCTTGGAGATATTGTCGTTCCGATAGTCCGCCTCCGGGTACAGATACGAGTCCGTTAGCTGGGTGAGATAGTCTAGGGCTGCCTGCGGCTCTTGGGTGGTGCAGCCGGTGCCCATGCCCGCACAATCGATGAGCTGCTGGGCGGAGAGTGAGGCAGGGGCAGTATTGGCCGACTGGACGGCATTTAGAATCTCGACGGCCTTGGCCGCGGCATAGGCCCAGCTACTGCTGCAGTTCTGTCCCTGATCCTCAACCATCACGGTGAGTCCAAAGTCGGAAATGATGTCGTAGGAGCTCGATGCCACCTGCGTGGTCGGGGGATCACTGGCCTGCGAGGTGGTCAGGGGCACAGCCTTGGGCAGAAGGGCCGCGAACTGGATGAGGCGTATGTCTGAAAACTGATTGACTGCCTCGCGGTAGCTGCTCCTATTCCGATCCGCCTGAGCATTGTGCTGGGCCACCTGGTTGCGGTTATAAATGAAATAGTAGTTGGCAAAGTTGCGAGCCGAAGTTGACACATACGACTTGTCAAAGGTTGTCTAAAAATACAGAACAACAtggcaaacattttaatgtaaaattattaaagtacagtattatttataataaacatgTACATAGTATATCCCTTACCGCATAGGCATTGAAGTCCACCAAGTCCTGGCCATGATTAAAAGCCCATCCGCCACCGGCGGCCAGCAAAAGACAGCAGAGCAGCAACTTGAACATGACGAAAACCTAAAATCGAGGCAACTGATGATGGCTAGAACCACGGAATGGCCTTTTATAGCCAGCGGGAACTCTCCTTCTGATTTCAAAAGCAAATAGAAGTTTACCATGCCGAGTTACTTTCGCAAGAAAAGTGCAAATAGATTTCTACGGGGCCTTGAATTCGCACTTGGCCTACAGACAAGATATAGAAGTAGTACTGGTACTGGTAAGCATGGGTCCGGGTCCGGTGGTCTCGATAAGCCCCCGTTAGAGGGAAAAAGTCTGGGTGCGCTTTGTTTGTCCAATAAACTTGTCAAATGCGCTCCGTTTCGTATCGTTGCGATTCGCTGGGTTCTCGTATCTCTGTTAATTCGAAGTCATCACTGGCCCAGTTCAAAAATTTGGTACTACCCCTCCTAAGCATCGTAAAAGCGTTGTCTCTAATGCCAACTTATCGTCACCGGTTGTGGCTTTTTGTCTTCTCTCCAGGCTTGACTAATCACATTCATACTTTCATGGCGCCCATAAAAATTGCAACATGGTGCTTAGTAGGCTCGTTTGATGTCTTGTCTTGGCCAAATTGATGTACACAGGCGAAGTGCTAAATGAGCTGTTTGGCAATTTCAATCGACGGCTTAAACAGGTTTACGGGAAGATTCTTGGAAGTCTGCAAAAGTGGGCCTCCAGTCAATGAACTTGATAGTCAGTTAATAATCTGTTAATTGAACTGCTAATAAATGGCACATTTTGGCAAAGCTTTTCTCATGCTAATGCATAGCTCTAGTATGTTGGCCATTATTTAAATGATataattgatatttacatatttggTTAATCTATATTATCAtaaccacaaaacaaagagtTATGAGACATTAAGTGCtgataataacaataaacagTTTATCTAAATGTAAATACCTTTCAGcaacatattttataaaacacTGAaacagaaattttaaaaatataaataattcattgttatatttacaattcCTGATATATTATGcacatttctttgtttttgtggttATGCgttcataaataataaactagtTTTGGGGAGTATAGATCATGTAATACTGGAAACTATATTTAAACCTATCAATTAATTACATTCCACTTTATCTATTTTCTCCTTGTTTCGGatgaattaatatatttagacACAGTTTTTATTGGCCAACAAACAATTACCAAACATGCATAAAATTAAGACAGGCCAAATTATAATACCATAAACCAGAAAGCCAGCCTGCCAAATGAAGACGAATACGTTTTTAGttttctcaaaaatgattcaaatTGGCGCTCATCTGGTTTTGGCCAGATGTCTGAGCCCGGACTCTCTGCCTGGACCCTATAAAACCGAGGTGTGCGGGTCGAGAGCCGCTTATAACCTCGCCGGTCTTCGTGTCTGCGCCATCTTCGCAACGATTTCTGAACGCCGAAGATATTTTTACCATAAAGTCGTAAAAGGTGATTGAGCCATGCTTTCAACATATGGGTgtcgtgtgtgttttttgtgatATTAACGTGCTTTTTCGTTACACCGAAAACAAGTTAAATGAGAATACAACACTTGTTGTGTAACACCTGCTACATAgttaacaataaaaactatatattttgtgaAGTTTTATTAACAATGTTTGAGTATAATATCCCACCAATAATTAGATCATCCATAAAATGCCATGAAATTCCAAGATGGAAATAAAGACCTATTTGACAAAGatcttaaagaaaatatgaaCTACAATAGAGCCTTAAATAAAGTGACtttaaaccacaaaaaaaaaaaattaacaatttttaacaattttcatgTAGTAAAGAATGTTAAtagaaaagaatttaaaaaggtttttatacatttaaaattaatacaacacatgctcagataaaaataccctaaaaaaaccaattaaattcaTCTCGAGATATCGAATTTTCGGTGTAATATCAAATCAAGCATACAAGAGAACCACAATTGCAATTAAAGACTACATTCAAATAGAAATTCATCAGAGATGAATGAAAATGGAGTATTCGCCTTTCACCCAGGCCCAGCATGTGATGGATATTTACGATTTACGGCATCGGTGTTGGCATCGAAAGTGAAATTTTGGCCTGCGGTTGCCTAATCTAGATTCATTTGGCCCACGGCCAGGCAATCTAAgccaaaaagaaataaaaggaGAGCTCCAGCAGTCCGAAATGATGTATATGCCGAATATCGAGCGGATCCAATGCAGGGCTTGTATCTTTTTTAATGAGACACCAATGGCCATATGCTAAGCATATGCAAATGGGATTATTCAACCGATAATGATGATGCATATGTCATCAGCGATCGGGTTGGCGAACAGCATCTCGGAATAGCAAACACTGAATGCTCTGCTAAGCTGAGTTGAGATCGATGTGGGAGCTGGGTTCCGCAGAAGTGAAGACATGGGCTAAAGCCAACGGGTGATTAATTACCAATTAAGTTGGCCGATTGCCGACAGAAGAAGATGATCTGCGGGATACCAAGAGAGCAAATAAATACCATTAAATTGTCGGACATGTAGTTTTTCGTTAAATTGATCATCAAGTTGTTGggcttctttaaaatatacatacatgcaGGTTGGAAATGAAAACCAATTAACGGGTTTCTACAGGaaatatgttttctttttttaaataaaacattgaCAAAGTATgattggttttcatttttGGGTTTCCcttttaaagtaggtttttttttatttttattattaatcaaaaaaaaatttttttctagcctgcaatatttattaaaattccaagCTGAATTGGAAGATAAGAAAGTTTAACGGAAATTTCGACCtgggtttttaatattattaattatgttatattttaaaagttctaGTTTCAAACAGtttattatagattttttgtttaactttaTAAGGTTTATGATATAAAGCTTTTCGCGAGAATTTTGTGCCATGATGGGGAGATCTTCGATTTTATAATGCTCATgaatatattgaaatatatttatgtgggGGTTTCCCTATATTTCCCCATTAAAAAAACCACGAGCCCTATCGGAAGATGGTTCGTATCGAGGTGAATGGGCCAAATTCACCTGCGATTAACGTTGACAGATGAGGCTGGAGAGTGGGAAAGGGATGATGAGGAGGGGGGACTGTGTTGGCCAAGAGATTATCTAACACTCTCCACTCTTTTTGCTTTCATGCAGATGCGGATGTGCCCATCGATGTGGTTGCAGCTGGCGACGGGTCTGGCCCTGCTGGGTGCTGTCTCATTGCAGACTCTGCAGTCGTTCCCCAAGCTGTGCGACATCCGAAACTTTGACGACTTCCTGCGGCAGACGGGCAAGGTGTACAGCGATGAGGAGCGCGTTTACCGCGAGAGTATCTTCGCTGCCAAGATGTCGCTGATCACGCTGACCAACAAGAACGCTGACACAGGCATCGCGAGCTTCAGCCTGAGTGTCAATCCACTGGCGGATATGACCAGGAAGGAGATCGGCACCTTGCTGGGCTCTAAGGTGTCCGAATCCGGCGAGTAAGTATGCTTTTAACACGTGACATGCCGTGACGCAATAGCAAATAGCATAAGGAGAGCCCCAAGTTCGAGAATGGAATAATTAACACCTAACTCATATTTCCTAAACGGGTTTACAGTTTAATATCTTCTCGTGGGCGCTAACCAATCTGTAACTTGCGGGCCTACGACGGAGATTATGCTGAACTAATTCACTAGCGATATTAGCATAGATTCCATTTCTGGCCATTATCTCAGTTATTTCCCAAAATTAGTTTATCGCAAGTAAACAAAAGCCTTTTTATCGTGTGACTGGGTAAGAAGCAATTTCTTAttatattgttttgtttattcaaaatatttgtaaaaagaGTCATAACGCACTTGGGCAATTTTATCTTCTATTAGcgcattaattaaattgttattgTCTTGTTTATTCCGGGAATTCAATTAGCATTTTAGGGTATTTCTCaattgaattttgtatttcttttaattaattaagtatgTAGGGAACAATGTGTACTCATAAAAGTATTAGGTAATTCATCTTAGAGCTATCATCAATATCCTTTagaaaattaactttaaatataaaacaagaaaggaagctaacttcggcacgccgaagtttgtattcccttgcagattggtttcgatgtttatattatagatttaaatgctgaaaagactcacaaaacagagtttcattacattttacctatacttattatgtttacagtttgacagttacagttttacattttctctacatctaccgatcgctttatatggcagctatatgatcaagttgtccgatttttatgaaatttataccaaaattctagaataataaagaaagcttatatctcagagtagaatagtttgaaaaacaacgaagttataattttttttctattaatttcctgatcgttcctatggcagctatatgatatagtcatccgattttcataaaatgtttaccaaaattcagaaataatataatggccatatctaaaaaattgtgcaaaaatattgaaaaacagaaaagttataattttttttctaaaaatttatcaaacatttgtatggcagctatatgatatagtcgtccgatccggcccgttccgacatatatagcagtgagagtatatagaagactatatgcaaagtttcattcagatagctttaaaactgagggactagtttgcgtagaaacaggcagacggacagacggacagacggacatggctagatcgactcggctgttgatgctgataaagaatatatttactttatagggtcggaaacgtctccttaactgaaattataataccctgcaagggtataattaaGGAAATTTGATATTGAATGAAACACTTTTTTCTGACTTATGATATTGAATAATTTAGTGACAACGATATTAGTTGGCAGAGTTAGTATAACATATGATTCAGTCTGCAGCTTGAAAAGGTCATCATTTATAATTTAGCTGACTGTTCACTTTACAACATTgggttttacatttttttgcgTTACcttatacttttatttatttaaaaaattatagattattattttattttctttgtgaGAAAAAGTTTACATTAGACAAATTTGTTTATACCCTAGCAGGGTGTTGGAATTTTAGCAATGAGTATGAATATATACTTGTAGTTAGACATATACTCATACTCATTGCTAAAATTTCCAAAAGGTTGTGAATCCTTATTTGAcctaaaatattgttttttatacgATTAAAAGGTTTTTCTTAATGTTTTTGAAATTTGATCAGACCCTAATAATATGCTATGTTAAAATATACATCTTTTATCTCCtgttagtttttgtttttatttgaccAAAATGagtcgattcttaatgatcaaagtgcaaactgcaagggtatacaactTCAGCGTttcgaagttagcttcctttcttgacTAAAAAATGTGTCTGGCAGCATATTCATGGTTTTCAAACCCTCAAACATTCTGCATAATTTTACTAAGCGATTTTACTACTATAAATTGTggaaagatatatatttaacaacaGTTTAAGTAGAAAATGAGTAGTTTTTGATTTTAACtcataaaaagtaaaagaaaaatttttcATGTGATGCAATTTGAGATCGTCATGCCTCGTCACAGCCGTTAATTGAGTATTTTTGCATAACCCACACAAAGCCACAGCAATTAACCCCCTTTCACCTTTCAGAAAGTACACCGATGGACACATCAACTTTGTGACTGGCCCCCGTAGTCCGACCGCAGCCAATCTGCCGGAGAAGTTCGATTGGCGCGAGAAGGGAGGCGTGACCCCGCCCGGCTTCCAGGGCGTCGGCTGTGGAGCCTGTTGGTCGTTTGCCACGACCGGAGCCCTCGAGGGCCACATCTTCAGGCGGACGGGAGTGCTGCCTTCACTGTCGCAGCAGAACCTGGTGGACTGTGCCGACGACTACGGTAACATGGGCTGTGATGGTGGCTTCCAGGAGTACGGCTTCGAGTACATTCGCGACCATGGCGTTACGCTGGCCAGCAAGTACCCGTACACGCAGTCGGAGATGCAGTGCCGTCAGAACGAGACAGCCGGACGGCCACCCAGGGAGAGCATCGTGAAGATCCGCGACTACGCCACGATTACGCCCGGCGATGAGGAGAAGATGAAGGAGGTGATCGCCACCCTGGGGCCACTGGCCTGCTCCATGAACGCGGACACCATCTCGTTCGAGCAGTACGGCGGCGGCATCTACGAGGACGACGCCTGCAACCAGGACGAGGTGAACCACTCGGTCACTGTGGTGGGCTACGGGTCGGAGAACGGACGCGACTACTGGATCATCAAGAATTCATACTCCCAGAACTGGGGCGAGGGCGGCTTCATGCGACTCATCCGCAACGCTGGCGGCTTCTGCGGCATCGCCAGCGAGTGCAGCTACCCGATCTTGTAGAGATTCCACCCGATCTCTATGTAGTTAGCCTACGCCATAGATATATAGTATAGTCAGTTACAAAACCACGAATTTATAACTATGTTACTCTAGTTTGTAGCGTTGCGGTGGCGACATCCGGCCAATTTTTGTGCCTTGGTCCGGGATGTGTCACTCGGTCATAAATAAACATGAAAGTGCCTTTCAATATTTCGGTGTACACAATGATAAAGCATTTACCTGCATAGTTTATGCAGTGACTTTATTTAGCAGATATGATTATAGCTTTTGATCAGCATAAATTTGACTTTCAGGAGCCATTTCTCAGAGACTTGCATTCTATACCTTCTGCAATCTTAAAGGTGATAGGCAGACAAGgttatttatatcataaaaacCAACTTTTTAAACCAgttaactataaatataaaatcaattgaCTTGGCGAACACAAGCTTAGTAAAATTGTAGGAGATATTCGACATTTGTCACCTGATTCTAGTAAACATTAAGTCGTGGCTTCGAATCTGGGCCATGACATCCAAAAcctttggttttttattgcatttttagaatattgtatttttctgACCAAACATTCAAAGCTGCATTCAAAGCTTCCTTTTGCAATCACATTGTGAATCTTGTGAAAACTGTGAATATAAATATGCTATGTGATACAAATATGTTAGTTGAAGGAAGATCGAAAGTTAGCCTTTGTTAAATTCATGAAAGAATATGTCGCATAAACCAGTGTACCTATCACGATTTTGCTctcatttataaacaaaacggGTAAGTTCCCCCATGCCTCACCTGAAATATGCTCTCCAGAACGAAAAGAGagtcaatttaaaaaagaaataaataaatgccttaTCGCCAGGCAGCTTGGATCGAATCTTTCTCTGCTCTCTGCTCGCTATGATTGCTCTGAGTATTTATAGGTAGTACCTCGAAGCCTGCGGCTCAGTACGCGAAAAGTAAGCAATATGAGCTTGGCTTACTTCACCACTGTCGCCTTCTTGATTGCGAATCTCATGGGCGCGGCCTGGGCAGCCCCCACAACTCCCGCCTCCGCAAACCAAACCGAAGTTAAAAGTGATTCACAACCTAAAATAAAAGCAACCGTCGGGAATAATAGGACTGAGTCAGCACCAACTACTCCAGGGGTTGAGCTCCCATCTGGATTCCAAGAAGAAGCCGAATGCCGGGCCGATTGGCAAAAGTTCATTGTGAGTTTGGCGATAACGTCTTCCCAGAATTGCAGCccattaaaatatgttttaggTTGATTTCAGTGTGCAGTACGCAAACGATGAGGAGGCCCAAAAACGTCGTAACATATTCTGCGCTAATTGGCAAAGGATTCAGGAGCACAATTTTCAATACGAAGCGGGAAAAGTATCCttcaagaagaaaataaatcaGTGGTCTGACTGGACCATTGAAGAGTGGAAGGATAAACAACGTCCTCTCCTTGCCCCTGAATTTGACAAGGCTAAACCTACGACTGAAACATCTGAAAAGGATCAAACGAGGATTAAGTGCCAGACTGCCTGGGAGAAGTTCTTGGTAAGCTTCTTCATATTTtcaacaattatttattttaattatctcAATATACAGACAGATTATAGTCGAAAATACGAAAATGATGAAGAGACTGAGAAGCGTCGCTGCATCTTCTGTGACAACTGGCAAAGGATTCAAGAGCACAATGTGCTATACGAAGCGGGAAAGGTTTCCCATAAGAAGAGCATAAACCAGTGGTCTGATTTGACGTTTGAAGAGTGGAAGAAAATGCAAGAACCCTCCTTTCCTCCTAATATGGAGACATCTGGAAATAAAACTGAACCAGCTTTAGCAGAGTTTTCAGAAGAATCTCAGAATAAATTTCCAGCGAATATGGAAGAGCATGGAGCATATGTTGCACCTCTGAAACCAAAGTTACTGAATGAAGAACAACTAGTTGAAGAAGAAAGCCTGATAGGGAAACCAGCTAATAGAGAATTAACGGGAACCCAAACGGAGGAAGCTATAGTGGAAATAGGGTCGCAGGAACACTGGTTTCCAGCTAAAAATGAATCGCCTGGAACATATATTGTGAAAACGGACGCATCTGAAGATGATAAGAAAGGGATTAAGTGCCAGGCTGCCTGGGAGAAGTTCATGGTAGGTTCATTATGTCttgaatatgtacttatattaacCAATGTGATTTACAGATTGATTACGCCCCAAAATATGTAAACGATGTCGAAACTGAGAAACGTCGGAGCATCTTCTGTGACAACTGGCAAAGGATTCAGGAGCACAATGCACAATTTGAATTAGGAAAGGTTTCCTACAAGGAAAGTACAAATGGGTGGTCGGACTTGACTTCTGAAGAGCTTAAGAGTCAAAATCCAGATATCCTTCCGCCTAGTTTAAAACCATCGTCAAACAAAACGGAGGAAACTATAGTGGAAGTTGGGTCGCAGCAGGTTTGGTTTCCACCTAATACGGAGGAACCCGGAACATATGTTGTGAAAACGGACACATCTGAAGAAGATAAGAAAGGGATTAAGTGCCAGGCTGCCTGGGATAAGTTCCTGGTAAGTTTTATTAGGTCtggaatataaatttattttaattacctCCATTTACAGACAGATTTTAGTCGAAAATACGAAAATGATGAAGAGACTGAGAAGCGGCGCTCCATTTTCTATGATAATTTTCAAAGAATTCAGGAGCACAATGTGCTATACGAATCGGGAAAGATGTCTTACAAGAAGAGCATAAACCAGTGGTCTGATTTGACGTTTGAAGAGTGGAAGAAAATGCAAGAACACTCCTTTCCTCCTAATATGGATACACCTGGAAACAAAACTGAACCAGCTGAAGCCCAGTTTTCAGAAGAATCTCAGAATAGATTTTCGGCAAATATGGAAGAGCATGGAGCATATGTTGCACCTCCGAAACCAAAGTTACTGAATGAAGAACAACTAGTTGAAGAAAAAAGCCTGATAGAGAAACCAGCAAATATAGAATTAACTGGAAACCAAACGGAGGAAGCTATAGTGGAAATAGGGTCGCAGGAAGACTGGTTtccagctaataatgaatcgCTTGGCACATATATTGTGAAAACGGACACATCTGAAAACGATAAGAAAGGGGTTTGGTGCCAGGCTGCCTGGGAGAAGTTCCTGGTAGGTTAATAGGTTTTgaatatttacttataataATCATTGTTATTTATAGATTGATTATACcccaaaatatgaaaacgatGTCGAAACTGAGAAACGTCGGAGTATCTTCTGTGACAACTGGCAAAGGATTCAGGAGCACAATGCCCAATACGAATTTGGAAAGTTTTCCTACAAGAAGAGTACAAATGGGTGGTCGGACTTGACTTCTGAAGAGCTTAAGAGTCAAAATCCAGATATCCTTCCGCCTAATTTAAAACCATCGGAAAACAAAACGGAGGAAACTATAGTGGAAGTTGGGTCGCAGCAGGTTTGGTTTCCACCTAATACGGAGGAACCCGGAACATATGTTGTGAAAACGGACGCATCTGAAGATAATAAGAAAGGGATTAAGTGCCAGGCTGCCTGGGAGAAGTTCATGGTAGGTTAATAGGTTTTgaatatttacttataataATCATTGTTATTTATAGATTGATTACACCCCAAAATATGAAAGCGATGTCGAAACTGAGAAACGTCGGAGCATCTTCTGTGACAACTGGCAAAGGATTCAGGAGCATAATGCGCAATTTGAATTAGGAAAGGTTTCCTACGAGGAGAGTACAAATGGGTGGTCTGACTTGACTTCTGAAGAGCTTAAGAGTCAGAATCCAGATATCCTTCCGCCTAGTTTAAAACCATCGGAAAACAAAATGGAGGAAACTATAGTGGAAGTTGGGTCGCAGCAGGTTTGGTTTCCACCTAATACGGAGGAACCCGGAACATATGTTGTGAAAACGGACACATCTGAAGATAATAAGAAAGGGATTAAGTGCCAGGCTGCCTGGGAGAAGTTCCTGGTAGGTTCAttaggtttttaatatttacttataataACCAATGTGATTTACAGATTGATTACGCCCCAAAATATGACAGCGATGTCGAAACTGAGAAACGTCGGAGCATCTTCTGTGACAACTGGCAAAGGATTCAGGAGCACAATGCCCAATACGAATTAGGAAAGGTTTCCTACAAGGAGAGTACAAATGGGTGGTCTGACTTGACTTCTGAAGAGCTTAAGAGTCAGAATCCAGATATCCTTCCGCCTAGTTTAAAACCATCGGAAAACAAAACGGAGGAAACTATAGTGGAAGTTGGGTCGCAGCAGGTTTGGTTTCCACCTAATACGGAGGAACCCGGAACATATGTTGTGAAAACGGACGCATCTGAAGATGATAAGAAAGGGATTAAGTGCCAGGGTGCCTGGGATAAGTTCCTGGTAGGTTTTACTAGGTCTTGAATAtccatttattttaattatctcCATTTACAGACAGATTTTAGTCGAAAATACGAAAATGATGAAGAGACTGAGAAGCGGCGCTCCATCTTCTGTGATAATTTTCAAAGAATTCAGGAGCACAATGTGCTATACGAAGCGGGAAAGGTGTCCCATAAGAAGGGCATTAACCAGTGGTCTGATTTGACGTTTGAAGAGTGGAAGAAAATGCAAGAACACTCCTTTCCTCCTAATATGGATACACCTGGAAACAAAACTGAACCAGCTGAAGCCCAGTTTTCAGAAGAATCTCAGAATAGATTTTCGGCAAATATGGA
It contains:
- the LOC108079539 gene encoding uncharacterized protein isoform X1, whose product is MSLAYFTTVAFLIANLMGAAWAAPTTPASANQTEVKSDSQPKIKATVGNNRTESAPTTPGVELPSGFQEEAECRADWQKFIVDFSVQYANDEEAQKRRNIFCANWQRIQEHNFQYEAGKVSFKKKINQWSDWTIEEWKDKQRPLLAPEFDKAKPTTETSEKDQTRIKCQTAWEKFLTDYSRKYENDEETEKRRCIFCDNWQRIQEHNVLYEAGKVSHKKSINQWSDLTFEEWKKMQEPSFPPNMETSGNKTEPALAEFSEESQNKFPANMEEHGAYVAPLKPKLLNEEQLVEEESLIGKPANRELTGTQTEEAIVEIGSQEHWFPAKNESPGTYIVKTDASEDDKKGIKCQAAWEKFMIDYAPKYVNDVETEKRRSIFCDNWQRIQEHNAQFELGKVSYKESTNGWSDLTSEELKSQNPDILPPSLKPSSNKTEETIVEVGSQQVWFPPNTEEPGTYVVKTDTSEEDKKGIKCQAAWDKFLTDFSRKYENDEETEKRRSIFYDNFQRIQEHNVLYESGKMSYKKSINQWSDLTFEEWKKMQEHSFPPNMDTPGNKTEPAEAQFSEESQNRFSANMEEHGAYVAPPKPKLLNEEQLVEEKSLIEKPANIELTGNQTEEAIVEIGSQEDWFPANNESLGTYIVKTDTSENDKKGVWCQAAWEKFLIDYTPKYENDVETEKRRSIFCDNWQRIQEHNAQYEFGKFSYKKSTNGWSDLTSEELKSQNPDILPPNLKPSENKTEETIVEVGSQQVWFPPNTEEPGTYVVKTDASEDNKKGIKCQAAWEKFMIDYTPKYESDVETEKRRSIFCDNWQRIQEHNAQFELGKVSYEESTNGWSDLTSEELKSQNPDILPPSLKPSENKMEETIVEVGSQQVWFPPNTEEPGTYVVKTDTSEDNKKGIKCQAAWEKFLIDYAPKYDSDVETEKRRSIFCDNWQRIQEHNAQYELGKVSYKESTNGWSDLTSEELKSQNPDILPPSLKPSENKTEETIVEVGSQQVWFPPNTEEPGTYVVKTDASEDDKKGIKCQGAWDKFLTDFSRKYENDEETEKRRSIFCDNFQRIQEHNVLYEAGKVSHKKGINQWSDLTFEEWKKMQEHSFPPNMDTPGNKTEPAEAQFSEESQNRFSANMEEHGAYVAPPKPKLLNEEQLVEEKSLIEKPANRELTGNQTEEAIVEIGSQEDWFPANNESPDTYIVKTDASENDKKVVWCQAAWEKFLIDYTPKYENDVETEKRRSIFCDNWQRIQEHNAQYELGKVSYKESTNGWSDWTSEELKSQNPDILPANLKPSENKTEETLVEVGSQQVWFPPNMEEPGLYIAETTLEPEALDIEFSDEVRQIEDLEEPVNTKLPGTFPAKPPKKSNSSNEEVLIE
- the LOC108079929 gene encoding uncharacterized protein → MFKLLLCCLLLAAGGGWAFNHGQDLVDFNAYATTFDKSYVSTSARNFANYYFIYNRNQVAQHNAQADRNRSSYREAVNQFSDIRLIQFAALLPKAVPLTTSQASDPPTTQVASSSYDIISDFGLTVMVEDQGQNCSSSWAYAAAKAVEILNAVQSANTAPASLSAQQLIDCAGMGTGCTTQEPQAALDYLTQLTDSYLYPEADYRNDNISKTPGMCQPSSSVAVGVRLANYSAVADGDDDAVMNYVSNGFPVIVEYNPATFGFMQYSSGVYVQDTSALTNPRSSQFLVVVGYDHDTETNLDYWRCLNSFGRRWGEDGYIRIVRRANQPIAKNAIFPSVLA
- the CtsL2 gene encoding cathepsin L-like peptidase, whose product is MRMCPSMWLQLATGLALLGAVSLQTLQSFPKLCDIRNFDDFLRQTGKVYSDEERVYRESIFAAKMSLITLTNKNADTGIASFSLSVNPLADMTRKEIGTLLGSKVSESGEKYTDGHINFVTGPRSPTAANLPEKFDWREKGGVTPPGFQGVGCGACWSFATTGALEGHIFRRTGVLPSLSQQNLVDCADDYGNMGCDGGFQEYGFEYIRDHGVTLASKYPYTQSEMQCRQNETAGRPPRESIVKIRDYATITPGDEEKMKEVIATLGPLACSMNADTISFEQYGGGIYEDDACNQDEVNHSVTVVGYGSENGRDYWIIKNSYSQNWGEGGFMRLIRNAGGFCGIASECSYPIL
- the LOC108079539 gene encoding uncharacterized protein isoform X2 codes for the protein MSLAYFTTVAFLIANLMGAAWAAPTTPASANQTEVKSDSQPKIKATVGNNRTESAPTTPGVELPSGFQEEAECRADWQKFIVDFSVQYANDEEAQKRRNIFCANWQRIQEHNFQYEAGKVSFKKKINQWSDWTIEEWKDKQRPLLAPEFDKAKPTTETSEKDQTRIKCQTAWEKFLTDFSRKYENDEETEKRRSIFYDNFQRIQEHNVLYESGKMSYKKSINQWSDLTFEEWKKMQEHSFPPNMDTPGNKTEPAEAQFSEESQNRFSANMEEHGAYVAPPKPKLLNEEQLVEEKSLIEKPANIELTGNQTEEAIVEIGSQEDWFPANNESLGTYIVKTDTSENDKKGVWCQAAWEKFLIDYTPKYENDVETEKRRSIFCDNWQRIQEHNAQYEFGKFSYKKSTNGWSDLTSEELKSQNPDILPPNLKPSENKTEETIVEVGSQQVWFPPNTEEPGTYVVKTDASEDNKKGIKCQAAWEKFMIDYTPKYESDVETEKRRSIFCDNWQRIQEHNAQFELGKVSYEESTNGWSDLTSEELKSQNPDILPPSLKPSENKMEETIVEVGSQQVWFPPNTEEPGTYVVKTDTSEDNKKGIKCQAAWEKFLIDYAPKYDSDVETEKRRSIFCDNWQRIQEHNAQYELGKVSYKESTNGWSDLTSEELKSQNPDILPPSLKPSENKTEETIVEVGSQQVWFPPNTEEPGTYVVKTDASEDDKKGIKCQGAWDKFLTDFSRKYENDEETEKRRSIFCDNFQRIQEHNVLYEAGKVSHKKGINQWSDLTFEEWKKMQEHSFPPNMDTPGNKTEPAEAQFSEESQNRFSANMEEHGAYVAPPKPKLLNEEQLVEEKSLIEKPANRELTGNQTEEAIVEIGSQEDWFPANNESPDTYIVKTDASENDKKVVWCQAAWEKFLIDYTPKYENDVETEKRRSIFCDNWQRIQEHNAQYELGKVSYKESTNGWSDWTSEELKSQNPDILPANLKPSENKTEETLVEVGSQQVWFPPNMEEPGLYIAETTLEPEALDIEFSDEVRQIEDLEEPVNTKLPGTFPAKPPKKSNSSNEEVLIE